The DNA window CGCACGCCGTGGGCACCGCGTACAAGGGCGTCCCCGCGGGCGGCCCTCCGCGTCCGGGCGCCCGGGGAAACATCGCGATCTTCTCCTTCCACCCGATCAAGAACATCACGACGGCAGAGGGGGGGATGGTCACCTGTTACGACGACGCCCTCGCCGCACGCCTTCGGCTCCTCCGGTTCCACGGGATCGAGCGGGACGCCTGGAAGCGGTACGGGAAGGGAGGCACCCCGCACTACGACATCCGGGAGCCGGGGTACAAGTACAACCTGTCCGATCTCCACGCCGCGGTCGGCGTGGTCCAGATGCGCAAGGTCGCGGGGCTGAACGCCCGCCGGGCCGAGCTCGCCCGGATGTACTTCGCCGGGCTCTCCGGCGTCCCGGGGATCGATCTCCCCGAGGCCGTCCCGTACGCGCACACCCACTCGTGGCACCTGTTCATCGTGAAGGTCGCCGGGATGGACCGGGACGCCTTCATCGCCGCCCTCGCGGAGCGCAATGTCGGGGTGGGGCTCCACTTCCCCCCGTGTCACCTTCTCTCGTTCGTCCGGGAGCGGTTCGGAACGCGGGAGGGCGACCTGCCCGACACGGAACGGGCGGGGCGGAGAATCGTCTCGCTCCCCCTGTTTCCCGGGATGTCCGACGCCGACGTCGGGTACGTCTGCGAGGCGGTCCGGGAGATCCTTCCGGGGGGCCGCCCGTGATCTCCGTCGTGGTCCCCGTCTACAACGAGGAGAAGAACCTTCTCCCCCTGATGGACCGGCTCGAGGCGGCGCTGCGGCAGATGGGGCGGGCGTACGAAATCATCTACGTCGACGACGGCAGCCGGGACCGCTCCCTCGAGGTGCTGAAGGGGTTCATCGGGCGGACCGGCGTCCGGGTCCTCGAACTCACGCGGAACTACGGGCAGCACGC is part of the bacterium genome and encodes:
- a CDS encoding DegT/DnrJ/EryC1/StrS family aminotransferase — protein: MDAPLKIRDDFLPLSRPALDEEEVAAVGESLRSGWITSGPRVEELEGIFRESTGAPHAVAVTSATAGLHIVLSALGIGPGDEVATPSMTFASTVNQIALRGAAPVFADVDYGTLQVRPDALAARITPRTKAVIPVHFAGAPADLDPVRAAADRAGIPVIEDAAHAVGTAYKGVPAGGPPRPGARGNIAIFSFHPIKNITTAEGGMVTCYDDALAARLRLLRFHGIERDAWKRYGKGGTPHYDIREPGYKYNLSDLHAAVGVVQMRKVAGLNARRAELARMYFAGLSGVPGIDLPEAVPYAHTHSWHLFIVKVAGMDRDAFIAALAERNVGVGLHFPPCHLLSFVRERFGTREGDLPDTERAGRRIVSLPLFPGMSDADVGYVCEAVREILPGGRP